In a genomic window of Methylobacter sp. YRD-M1:
- a CDS encoding HAD-IIA family hydrolase, giving the protein MASFNNIRAFIIDMDGVLWHGDQPQPGLQDFFQTLHDHQIRFILATNNASLTPEQYVKKLTRMGVTSVTRDNILTSATATASYLAEHNRPEATRVFIVGEEGLRRPLLDQGFTLTGLYEVNNSSKEAPNQGAHIVVCGKDHTLTWDKLATATLNIRAGATFIGTNADTTLPTEHGTILGNGAILAALQVATGVAPTIIGKPEPIMYQQALSLLGTDPSQTVAIGDRLETDILGAVRAGIRSLMVLSGISTEKDLQKSDYQPTWIMPDIRAITQALQGQPEYFL; this is encoded by the coding sequence ATGGCATCTTTTAATAATATCCGCGCCTTTATCATCGATATGGATGGCGTTTTATGGCACGGCGATCAACCGCAACCAGGATTACAGGACTTTTTTCAAACCCTGCATGACCATCAGATCCGATTCATTTTGGCAACCAATAACGCCAGCCTGACGCCGGAACAGTACGTTAAGAAGCTCACGCGCATGGGAGTCACGTCGGTAACTCGGGATAATATCCTGACTTCCGCCACTGCCACAGCATCGTACTTGGCTGAACATAACCGCCCCGAGGCAACCCGAGTATTTATTGTCGGCGAAGAAGGCCTCAGACGCCCGCTTCTGGATCAAGGTTTTACGCTTACGGGACTCTATGAAGTCAACAACAGCAGCAAAGAAGCACCCAACCAGGGCGCTCATATTGTCGTCTGTGGCAAAGACCATACGCTGACTTGGGACAAACTCGCGACAGCAACGTTGAATATCCGGGCAGGAGCAACATTCATAGGCACGAACGCCGACACCACATTGCCAACAGAGCACGGCACCATACTTGGCAACGGCGCCATTCTGGCCGCCCTTCAGGTCGCCACCGGCGTAGCACCAACCATCATAGGCAAACCGGAACCGATCATGTACCAACAAGCGCTCTCTCTACTGGGAACTGATCCATCGCAAACGGTGGCCATCGGTGATCGGCTGGAAACGGATATTTTGGGTGCCGTTCGTGCCGGCATACGCAGCCTTATGGTTCTATCGGGCATATCTACTGAAAAAGACTTGCAAAAGTCGGATTACCAGCCGACCTGGATCATGCCCGATATCCGCGCCATAACCCAGGCATTACAAGGCCAACCGGAATATTTCCTGTAG
- the dhaK gene encoding dihydroxyacetone kinase subunit DhaK: MKKFINSTDTMLDESLRGFARAHADIIQFNAQPHFIRRISATPAGKVALISGGGSGHEPLHTGFVGSGMLDAACPGQIFTSPTPDQMLAAAQAVENGGGVLFIVKNYAGDVMNFEIASEMLDCPHETVLVNDDVSLPKNHSTGRRGVAGTLIVEKIVGAAAENGADLAVCKALGERVNLATASMGVALSSCTVPALGHPTFSIGDDEMEMGVGIHGERGRETMTLTSATEIVEHLAHAIDEELKPQKGQPVLLHINGFGATPLMELHLVYDLAASFFEKRGITICRSLVGNYTTSLDMAGCSVTLTLLDDELIRLWDAPVHTAALRWGC, from the coding sequence ATGAAAAAATTCATCAACAGTACCGACACGATGCTCGACGAAAGCCTGCGCGGTTTCGCCAGAGCCCATGCTGATATTATCCAATTCAACGCTCAGCCTCACTTTATCAGGCGCATAAGCGCTACCCCTGCGGGCAAGGTAGCTCTAATCTCCGGCGGCGGCTCAGGCCATGAGCCTTTGCATACCGGCTTTGTCGGCAGCGGCATGCTGGATGCCGCCTGCCCCGGCCAGATATTCACCTCGCCCACGCCCGATCAAATGCTGGCTGCTGCGCAGGCCGTCGAGAATGGAGGCGGCGTCCTGTTCATAGTCAAAAATTATGCCGGAGACGTCATGAATTTCGAGATCGCTTCGGAAATGCTGGATTGCCCGCATGAAACCGTCCTGGTAAACGATGACGTATCGTTACCTAAAAATCACAGCACCGGACGACGCGGCGTAGCAGGCACATTGATTGTAGAAAAAATCGTCGGCGCGGCGGCGGAAAACGGTGCGGATTTGGCTGTCTGCAAAGCCCTCGGCGAGCGCGTCAATCTGGCTACGGCGTCCATGGGCGTGGCATTGAGCAGCTGCACCGTACCAGCCCTCGGCCATCCTACATTTAGCATTGGCGACGATGAAATGGAAATGGGGGTCGGCATACATGGCGAGCGAGGACGGGAAACGATGACCTTAACCAGCGCCACTGAAATTGTCGAGCATCTGGCTCATGCCATTGATGAAGAACTGAAGCCGCAAAAAGGCCAGCCGGTGCTGTTGCATATCAATGGATTCGGCGCCACACCACTAATGGAATTACATCTGGTTTACGATTTGGCCGCCAGCTTCTTTGAAAAACGCGGCATTACTATCTGCCGCTCTCTGGTTGGCAACTATACCACGTCACTCGATATGGCCGGCTGCTCAGTCACGCTGACGCTGCTTGATGATGAATTGATTCGCCTCTGGGATGCGCCGGTCCACACCGCGGCTTTACGTTGGGGCTGTTAG
- the dhaL gene encoding dihydroxyacetone kinase subunit DhaL: MQLTPQLLPDLIQVVADAIENNVEEVTALDQAIGDGDHVFNLQRGIQALRAQSAELSQMDWIAAWQKIGMTLMTTIGGASGSLYGTLFMAMSKAARERPLTLSTFAEVYGQGVEAVKQRGKADVGEKTMLDVLVPVADSLRQSSAEAAELPVALIKLADVALAGMESTRDMVATKGRASFLEERSRGHIDAGAKTAQLMICAIVALLVERLTAPT; encoded by the coding sequence ATGCAACTCACTCCTCAATTATTGCCTGACCTGATTCAGGTCGTAGCCGATGCGATCGAAAATAACGTTGAAGAAGTAACGGCTCTGGATCAGGCTATTGGCGACGGCGATCATGTGTTTAATTTGCAACGCGGAATCCAGGCCCTTAGGGCACAAAGCGCCGAATTAAGTCAAATGGACTGGATTGCTGCCTGGCAGAAAATCGGCATGACATTGATGACGACTATAGGCGGGGCGTCGGGTTCGTTATATGGCACCTTGTTTATGGCCATGAGCAAAGCTGCCCGTGAGCGGCCTTTGACTTTGTCCACTTTCGCAGAGGTCTACGGTCAAGGCGTGGAAGCCGTCAAGCAGCGAGGCAAGGCTGACGTCGGGGAAAAAACCATGCTTGATGTTCTGGTTCCCGTGGCGGATAGTTTGCGGCAGTCATCGGCGGAGGCTGCTGAGCTGCCTGTGGCATTGATCAAGCTGGCGGATGTCGCACTCGCGGGCATGGAGTCTACCCGCGATATGGTGGCTACCAAGGGGCGCGCCTCTTTTCTGGAGGAGCGGAGCAGGGGGCATATTGATGCCGGTGCCAAAACCGCTCAGTTAATGATCTGCGCAATAGTCGCTTTGCTGGTCGAGCGCCTAACAGCCCCAACGTAA
- a CDS encoding carbohydrate kinase family protein, translating to MKVDVLCVGHASYDLIFSVPHHPAEDEKIFADSFIGCGGGPAANAAVMVSRLGLKSAFAGYLGQDLYGDKHAQEFAEYDVNTQFIVRGPSPTPLSTILVKPDGKRALINYKGDTQALPANAVDFSSVKPKVILFDGHEPHLSVPLAERARRDHIPSVLDAGSLHEGTLALMNQVDYLVCSEKFARQFADDVETALTRLSEAAPAVVITRGEKGLRWQRGKEHGGAMPAFPVAAIDTTGAGDAFHGAFAAGVALNMEWLELLRYASAAGALCCTKIGARLGIPSWEEHCTWLEQHKDLHV from the coding sequence ATGAAAGTGGACGTACTATGCGTAGGCCATGCTTCTTATGATCTGATTTTTTCAGTTCCGCACCACCCGGCCGAAGATGAAAAGATTTTTGCAGACAGTTTTATTGGCTGCGGCGGCGGACCGGCGGCTAATGCCGCTGTGATGGTCTCGCGACTGGGGCTCAAATCAGCCTTCGCCGGCTATCTGGGCCAGGACCTTTATGGAGACAAACACGCCCAGGAATTTGCTGAATACGATGTAAATACCCAGTTCATCGTACGAGGCCCATCGCCTACGCCGCTGTCGACAATATTGGTCAAGCCGGATGGAAAAAGAGCCTTGATTAATTACAAAGGCGACACCCAAGCCTTGCCGGCAAATGCGGTGGACTTCTCTTCAGTCAAACCCAAAGTCATTCTGTTCGATGGTCACGAGCCGCATTTATCCGTGCCTTTGGCCGAGCGTGCCCGTCGCGATCACATTCCCAGCGTACTGGATGCCGGCTCCCTGCATGAAGGCACCCTAGCCTTAATGAACCAGGTCGATTATTTGGTCTGTTCGGAAAAATTTGCCCGGCAATTTGCCGACGATGTAGAGACAGCCCTAACGCGCCTGTCGGAAGCCGCTCCTGCCGTCGTCATCACGCGGGGCGAAAAAGGACTGCGTTGGCAGCGAGGCAAAGAGCACGGCGGCGCCATGCCTGCATTTCCAGTTGCTGCAATCGATACGACCGGCGCGGGCGATGCCTTTCATGGCGCGTTTGCCGCCGGTGTCGCTTTGAACATGGAATGGCTTGAACTACTGCGCTACGCCAGCGCAGCCGGGGCACTTTGCTGCACAAAGATAGGCGCCCGCCTGGGCATCCCTTCGTGGGAAGAACATTGCACTTGGCTCGAGCAGCATAAAGACCTTCATGTATAA
- the zwf gene encoding glucose-6-phosphate dehydrogenase, whose translation MQTITFKPCDLVIYGAMGDLSRRKLLISLYRLEKANLIEPDTKIIGVDRVDQDSATYIDIAYKSLQEFLNEEIDSSVWKLLSARLSYLQIDLTQLDQYKKLHDVLEPDSRVMVNYFAVAPFLFKSICHGLNQSGVLNKESRMVMEKPIGHDLQSSKEINDVVAEVFSEDQVFRIDHYLGKETVLNLLALRFANSIFTSNWDHNTIDHVQITVAEEVGIEGRWEYFDKTGQLRDMLQNHLLQILTFVAMDPPVNLEAQNIHREKIKVLEALRPITIDNVEEKTVRGQYSTGVIKGSAIPGYLEEEGANKGSTTESFVALRVDIDNWRWADVPFYLRTGKRLAGKRTEIVVYFKQLPHNIFKDSFDVLPSNKLIIHLQPNEGIDFVMLNKVPGIDEQIRLHKTKLDLSFDETFRKSSLFGGYEKLVLEAMRGNPTLFISREEIEQAWTWIDSIQDAWKHIDATPKPYPAGTWGPAEADELLARDGRAWIEPCYK comes from the coding sequence ATGCAAACAATAACATTTAAACCCTGCGATTTAGTCATTTATGGGGCCATGGGAGATTTATCCCGCCGCAAGCTGCTCATTTCTTTGTATCGGCTCGAAAAAGCCAACTTGATTGAGCCTGATACGAAAATCATAGGCGTAGATAGAGTTGATCAAGACAGCGCAACCTATATCGATATTGCTTACAAAAGCCTGCAGGAGTTTCTGAATGAAGAAATCGACAGCAGCGTATGGAAACTGCTGTCAGCGAGACTTTCATATCTGCAAATCGATTTGACTCAACTGGATCAATACAAGAAATTGCATGACGTCCTTGAGCCAGATTCAAGGGTTATGGTCAATTACTTTGCCGTGGCACCATTTTTATTCAAAAGCATCTGCCATGGACTTAATCAATCAGGGGTTTTAAACAAAGAATCGCGCATGGTCATGGAAAAACCTATCGGCCATGACCTTCAGTCGTCTAAAGAAATCAACGACGTCGTCGCTGAAGTTTTCAGTGAAGATCAGGTTTTCCGCATCGATCATTATTTAGGCAAGGAAACCGTACTGAACTTACTGGCGCTGCGCTTTGCCAATTCCATTTTCACCTCCAACTGGGATCACAACACCATCGATCATGTTCAGATTACGGTTGCTGAGGAAGTCGGTATTGAAGGTCGCTGGGAATATTTTGATAAAACCGGACAATTGCGCGACATGCTGCAGAATCACCTGCTGCAGATTCTGACCTTCGTCGCCATGGACCCGCCGGTCAATCTGGAAGCACAGAACATCCATAGAGAAAAGATCAAGGTCCTTGAAGCATTGCGCCCTATTACCATCGACAACGTTGAAGAAAAAACCGTGCGCGGGCAATATTCCACCGGCGTGATCAAAGGCAGCGCAATACCAGGTTATCTGGAAGAAGAAGGCGCCAATAAGGGCAGCACAACCGAAAGCTTTGTTGCACTGCGCGTCGACATCGATAACTGGCGCTGGGCGGATGTGCCTTTCTATTTGCGTACGGGCAAACGCTTGGCCGGCAAGCGCACCGAAATTGTCGTTTACTTTAAGCAACTGCCGCACAATATTTTTAAAGACAGCTTCGACGTTCTGCCGTCCAATAAGCTCATTATCCACCTCCAGCCGAATGAAGGCATCGATTTTGTCATGCTGAATAAAGTACCGGGTATTGATGAACAGATCAGATTACACAAGACCAAGCTGGACTTGAGCTTTGATGAAACCTTCAGAAAAAGCAGTCTTTTCGGCGGCTATGAAAAGCTGGTGCTCGAAGCCATGCGAGGCAATCCTACGCTATTTATCAGCCGTGAAGAAATTGAGCAGGCGTGGACATGGATTGATTCCATCCAGGATGCCTGGAAGCATATTGATGCAACTCCCAAACCTTATCCGGCAGGCACTTGGGGACCAGCCGAAGCTGACGAACTGCTTGCCCGGGACGGCAGAGCCTGGATAGAACCTTGCTATAAATAA
- the pgl gene encoding 6-phosphogluconolactonase: MVKEFLYEDRAGLFAALASDCQAHLAKALADRGATTFMVSGGSTPAPLFEALSLSDLDWNNINVALVDERWVDKEHSASNEALIYRSLLINNAAKAPFTGMKTAAKSAAEGCAEAESLYQALPKPFAISILGMGNDGHTASLFPHANGLAEALSEDNQQLTAPIMAKQSDVTGPNTERLTLTLNGLLQSERLIILLTGEEKLAVFRKAMAEGPVEDMPVRAVLRQNKVPVELYWAP; this comes from the coding sequence ATGGTTAAAGAATTTTTGTATGAAGACCGCGCCGGCTTATTTGCCGCCTTGGCAAGCGATTGCCAGGCGCATCTGGCAAAAGCCCTCGCTGACCGAGGCGCCACAACCTTCATGGTCTCAGGCGGCAGCACTCCAGCGCCATTATTTGAAGCCTTGTCCCTGTCCGATCTGGATTGGAATAACATCAATGTCGCGCTGGTCGACGAACGCTGGGTGGACAAAGAGCATAGCGCCAGCAATGAAGCACTTATCTATCGTTCACTTCTGATCAATAATGCGGCTAAAGCGCCTTTCACCGGCATGAAAACGGCAGCTAAAAGCGCTGCAGAAGGCTGCGCTGAGGCGGAGTCCTTATATCAGGCATTGCCCAAGCCGTTCGCTATCTCCATTTTGGGCATGGGTAATGACGGCCATACAGCATCCCTATTTCCGCATGCGAATGGATTGGCGGAAGCGCTGTCGGAAGATAATCAGCAGCTTACCGCTCCCATCATGGCCAAGCAAAGCGATGTTACAGGTCCTAACACTGAACGCTTGACACTGACGCTGAACGGCCTGTTGCAATCCGAACGCTTGATCATTTTATTGACCGGAGAAGAAAAGCTCGCCGTCTTCCGCAAGGCCATGGCCGAAGGCCCTGTGGAAGACATGCCTGTGCGCGCCGTGCTGCGCCAGAACAAAGTGCCGGTTGAACTGTATTGGGCACCTTGA
- the edd gene encoding phosphogluconate dehydratase: protein MHPVLEKVTEEIIERSRETRSAYLARIDAAIEKGPHRAKLACGNLAHGFAACAAGEKADLAGSEKPNIAIVSSYNDMLSAHEPFKDAPALIKQAIKEAGGVAQFAGGVPAMCDGITQGQPGMELSMFSRDVIAMATAVSLSHNMFDGALYLGVCDKIVPGLLIGALSFGHLPAVFVPAGPMPSGLPNKEKVRIRQLYAEGKVGRKELLESESQSYHSAGTCTFYGTANSNQMMVEIMGLHLPGSSFINPYTPLRDELTKAAARQVLKFTAQGNDFRPIAHMINEKAIVNAIIGLLATGGSTNHTIHLIAIARAAGIIINWDDFDKLSRIIPLLTRIYPNGQADVNHFQAAGGMGVLIAELLKNGLLHGDLLTVADERGMQSYMQEPRLIDGKLTWEPCPEAPLDTEVLSTVAKPFATSGGLHVMHGNLGRGVSKISAVAEEHQIVKAPAVVFDDQDDMMAAFKRGELEKDFIAVIRFQGPKSNGMPELHKLTPPLGVLQDKGFKVALVTDGRMSGASGKVPSAIHMCPECADGGPLAKVRDGDMIYLNTQTGEINVLVDEAEFNARTPAVNTATNHHYGMGRELFGAFRRGASSSETGASNLWAED from the coding sequence ATGCATCCCGTATTAGAAAAAGTTACTGAAGAAATCATTGAGCGCAGCCGTGAGACGCGCAGCGCTTATCTGGCACGCATCGACGCGGCCATTGAAAAAGGCCCTCATCGCGCGAAACTGGCGTGCGGCAACCTCGCGCATGGCTTCGCCGCCTGTGCGGCCGGAGAAAAAGCCGATCTGGCCGGCAGCGAGAAACCCAATATTGCGATTGTCTCTTCTTATAATGACATGCTATCTGCTCATGAGCCGTTTAAAGACGCGCCGGCGCTGATTAAACAAGCCATCAAGGAAGCGGGCGGCGTTGCCCAGTTTGCCGGCGGCGTACCGGCCATGTGCGACGGCATCACGCAAGGGCAGCCAGGCATGGAACTGTCCATGTTCAGCCGCGATGTGATCGCCATGGCAACAGCAGTCAGCTTGAGCCATAACATGTTCGACGGCGCCTTGTACCTGGGCGTTTGCGACAAGATCGTACCGGGGCTTTTGATCGGCGCGCTGAGTTTCGGCCATCTGCCGGCTGTGTTCGTACCGGCCGGCCCCATGCCCAGCGGTCTGCCTAACAAGGAGAAAGTCCGCATCCGCCAACTGTATGCAGAAGGCAAAGTCGGCCGTAAGGAATTGCTGGAATCGGAATCGCAGTCTTATCACAGTGCCGGCACCTGTACCTTCTACGGTACGGCCAACAGCAACCAGATGATGGTTGAGATCATGGGCCTGCACTTGCCCGGCAGCTCGTTCATCAACCCTTACACGCCACTGCGTGACGAACTGACTAAAGCCGCCGCCAGACAGGTGCTGAAATTCACGGCGCAAGGCAACGATTTCCGTCCAATCGCGCACATGATCAATGAAAAAGCGATCGTGAACGCCATCATTGGCTTATTGGCTACAGGCGGTTCGACCAACCATACAATCCATCTGATTGCTATTGCGCGCGCCGCCGGCATCATCATCAACTGGGATGACTTTGACAAGCTGTCCCGCATCATTCCGTTGCTGACGCGCATCTATCCGAACGGCCAGGCCGACGTCAACCACTTCCAGGCCGCAGGCGGTATGGGCGTCCTGATTGCCGAGCTGTTGAAGAACGGTCTGTTGCACGGAGACCTCCTGACTGTCGCCGACGAGCGCGGCATGCAGAGTTACATGCAGGAACCTCGCCTGATAGACGGCAAACTGACCTGGGAACCCTGCCCTGAAGCGCCGCTGGATACCGAAGTGCTCAGCACGGTCGCCAAGCCGTTCGCAACCAGCGGCGGCCTGCACGTCATGCACGGCAACCTGGGCCGCGGCGTCTCTAAAATCTCTGCCGTCGCGGAGGAACATCAAATCGTCAAAGCGCCGGCGGTCGTATTCGATGACCAGGATGACATGATGGCGGCGTTTAAACGCGGCGAACTGGAAAAAGACTTTATTGCGGTCATCCGTTTCCAGGGACCTAAATCGAATGGCATGCCTGAACTGCACAAACTGACGCCGCCACTGGGCGTGCTTCAGGATAAAGGCTTCAAAGTCGCGCTCGTCACCGACGGCCGCATGTCCGGCGCTTCCGGCAAAGTGCCGTCGGCGATCCACATGTGCCCTGAATGTGCCGACGGCGGCCCGCTGGCTAAAGTGCGCGACGGTGACATGATTTATTTGAATACCCAGACCGGTGAAATCAACGTGCTGGTCGATGAAGCCGAATTCAATGCGCGTACGCCGGCCGTCAATACAGCCACTAACCATCACTACGGCATGGGACGCGAACTGTTCGGCGCTTTCCGCCGCGGCGCCTCATCGTCCGAGACAGGCGCATCAAACTTGTGGGCTGAAGACTAA
- a CDS encoding bifunctional 4-hydroxy-2-oxoglutarate aldolase/2-dehydro-3-deoxy-phosphogluconate aldolase produces MTASIKDIMYTSPVVPVMVINKLEHAVPLAHALVEGGLKVLEITLRTPIALDAIKRIKAEVPGAIVGAGTVINLDTLQKAIDVGSEFLVSPGVTESLIDAAIKSGVPILPGVISPSEVMRLMEKGITEMKFFPAEAAGGIPMLKSIGGPLPQVTFCPTGGISLKNATDYLALSNVACVGGSWMAPADLVDKEDWDEIKRRATEAAALKK; encoded by the coding sequence ATGACTGCATCCATTAAAGACATTATGTACACGTCCCCGGTCGTACCGGTGATGGTAATCAACAAACTGGAACATGCCGTACCGCTGGCGCATGCGCTGGTTGAAGGCGGCTTGAAAGTACTGGAAATCACCCTGCGCACACCGATTGCCCTGGATGCGATCAAAAGAATCAAAGCCGAAGTACCGGGCGCCATCGTTGGTGCAGGTACCGTCATTAACCTGGACACATTGCAGAAAGCCATTGATGTCGGCTCTGAATTTCTGGTCAGCCCAGGCGTAACCGAAAGCCTGATCGACGCGGCAATAAAATCAGGCGTGCCTATTTTGCCAGGCGTCATCAGCCCTAGCGAAGTCATGCGCTTGATGGAAAAAGGCATCACCGAAATGAAGTTCTTCCCAGCCGAAGCGGCCGGTGGCATCCCGATGCTGAAATCGATAGGCGGCCCGCTGCCGCAGGTGACCTTCTGCCCGACCGGCGGCATCAGCCTGAAAAACGCGACCGACTACTTGGCATTGAGCAATGTCGCCTGTGTCGGCGGCTCGTGGATGGCGCCTGCCGATCTCGTGGACAAGGAAGATTGGGACGAAATCAAACGCCGCGCCACTGAAGCGGCCGCGCTGAAAAAATAA
- a CDS encoding thioredoxin family protein: MAATASNMMPLGTIAPTFDLLNPVTGSHNSLQELKGEKGTVVMFICNHCPYVQHIKDQLIDIARHYAPLGISTIAISSNDIKNYPEDAPDKMKDMMEAWGHPFAAYLYDESQGTARDYQAACTPDIYLFDQNLACVYRGRLDGSTPKNDVPLTGEDLRNALESLLANKPIKAEQLPSIGCNIKWKEA, translated from the coding sequence ATGGCTGCAACTGCTTCAAACATGATGCCTTTAGGCACTATTGCACCGACTTTCGATTTGCTCAACCCTGTCACAGGTTCTCACAACAGTCTTCAGGAACTGAAAGGGGAAAAGGGCACAGTGGTGATGTTCATCTGTAATCATTGTCCATATGTGCAACATATAAAGGATCAATTGATTGATATTGCCCGGCATTATGCCCCGCTTGGGATCAGTACTATCGCGATCAGCTCCAATGATATAAAAAACTATCCAGAAGATGCACCCGACAAAATGAAGGACATGATGGAGGCTTGGGGGCATCCTTTCGCTGCCTACTTATATGATGAAAGCCAAGGTACAGCCAGGGATTATCAGGCGGCCTGCACGCCAGACATTTATTTGTTCGATCAGAATCTGGCCTGTGTCTACCGCGGCCGTCTGGATGGCTCAACGCCTAAGAATGATGTGCCGTTAACCGGTGAGGACTTGCGCAACGCGCTGGAGAGTCTGCTGGCGAACAAGCCTATCAAAGCAGAACAACTTCCCAGTATCGGTTGCAATATTAAATGGAAGGAAGCATAA
- the rpiA gene encoding ribose-5-phosphate isomerase RpiA, with the protein MTQNELKKKVAEAALQYVKDIPVIGVGTGSTVNFFIEMLADYKADIEGAVSSSIGTTERLKKVGIPVLDLNAVSDLKIYIDGADEVNPDKKLIKGGGGALTREKIIAEASEKFVCIADETKCVDVLGAFPLPIEVIPMARSFVAREMVKLGGQPVWRENFITDNGNEIIDIRNLNITNPIELEKTINNIPGVVTVGLFALRGADIVLVGKGNEVVTL; encoded by the coding sequence ATGACTCAAAACGAACTGAAAAAAAAAGTTGCTGAAGCCGCTCTGCAATATGTTAAAGATATTCCTGTTATCGGCGTCGGCACCGGCTCAACGGTTAACTTCTTTATCGAAATGCTGGCCGACTATAAAGCCGATATCGAGGGCGCAGTCTCCAGTTCCATTGGCACTACCGAACGTTTGAAAAAAGTCGGCATTCCGGTTCTGGATCTGAATGCTGTCAGCGATCTTAAAATCTACATAGACGGTGCCGATGAAGTCAATCCCGACAAAAAATTGATCAAAGGCGGCGGCGGCGCTTTGACACGCGAAAAAATCATTGCCGAAGCCAGCGAAAAATTTGTCTGCATTGCTGATGAAACCAAATGCGTAGATGTATTAGGTGCATTCCCACTGCCTATCGAAGTCATTCCGATGGCCCGCAGCTTTGTTGCACGCGAAATGGTCAAGCTGGGCGGCCAGCCGGTTTGGAGAGAAAATTTCATTACCGATAACGGCAATGAGATTATTGATATCCGCAACCTCAATATTACCAATCCTATCGAACTGGAAAAAACCATTAACAATATTCCGGGCGTTGTGACTGTTGGTCTGTTTGCATTGAGAGGCGCCGATATCGTATTAGTTGGCAAAGGCAACGAAGTCGTTACTTTATAA
- the rpe gene encoding ribulose-phosphate 3-epimerase, which translates to MNENWIAPSILSANFAKLGEEVDNVLKAGADVVHFDVMDNHFVPNLTIGPLVCEALRKHGVTAPIDVHLMIEPVDRIIPDFAKAGASYITFHPEASIHVDRTLQLIHDCGCKAGLVFNPSTPLHYLDYVMDKIDMILLMSVNPGFGGQSFIPSALPKLREVRKRIDDSGLNIRLEIDGGVKVDNIRDIKAAGADTFVAGSAIFGQPDYKTVIDAMRAEIAKAE; encoded by the coding sequence ATGAATGAAAACTGGATTGCTCCTTCCATCCTGTCCGCGAATTTCGCCAAACTGGGGGAAGAAGTCGACAATGTTTTAAAAGCCGGTGCCGACGTAGTGCATTTTGATGTCATGGACAATCACTTTGTACCAAACCTGACCATTGGCCCGCTGGTCTGTGAAGCGCTCAGGAAACACGGCGTTACTGCACCCATCGACGTGCATTTAATGATTGAGCCGGTGGATCGCATAATTCCTGATTTTGCTAAGGCGGGCGCCAGCTATATTACTTTCCATCCGGAAGCATCGATTCATGTCGACAGAACTCTGCAACTGATCCATGACTGCGGCTGCAAAGCGGGCCTGGTATTCAATCCATCTACGCCACTGCATTACCTGGATTATGTGATGGATAAAATCGATATGATTTTATTGATGTCGGTCAACCCGGGTTTCGGCGGTCAGTCTTTTATCCCGTCCGCATTGCCCAAACTGCGCGAAGTCAGAAAACGCATCGATGACAGCGGCCTGAATATCCGCCTGGAAATTGACGGCGGCGTCAAAGTCGACAATATTCGCGACATTAAAGCAGCCGGTGCCGACACCTTTGTAGCGGGCTCGGCTATCTTTGGTCAACCTGACTATAAAACCGTTATCGATGCCATGCGCGCTGAAATAGCTAAAGCGGAATAA